A region from the Kineothrix sp. IPX-CK genome encodes:
- a CDS encoding ADP-dependent glucokinase/phosphofructokinase: MSYVDKYRQYLEESTSLAAYSKKEGKAPVFAYTSNLDVVLVWDSKIYNEILDTYLKEEPYVKEGDVMDTLEDFARISSFYLMQGLGGNFDITDIAVCDYLNEMFVSEFALGGTCAQAAAAIGTMGFPVNVHLTDACRKVSEMMDHEGTTIIEGNKKVPIMKGTSMEEPVYHFILQFNKGDRIRILGREIEIPLSNRLILFYDTVHKEVPIKKEFLDYWNQEEQSPSSYLISGFDAIIDSGIMEKRLQELKPHLETMRKKHPETVIYFEGAFYMNPKVKEQASDTFGRYAHIIGMNEEELEQQAKRFGYEIDTQTIEDVLKGLEVILSKYPVKGIILHTKDYAMYYGDELKGVDIEKGLTMGNIMSATRARIGRYGNPQECEETLSLALSQRGLQFAEAAMQQDSERTIKVVPSRYLEHPKYTIGLGDTFTAGVHTCFIQRK; encoded by the coding sequence ATGTCATATGTAGATAAATACCGGCAATACCTCGAAGAAAGTACATCCCTTGCAGCATACAGCAAAAAAGAGGGAAAGGCACCTGTATTCGCATATACGAGCAATTTAGATGTGGTGTTGGTCTGGGATTCGAAAATATACAATGAAATATTGGATACTTATTTAAAAGAAGAGCCTTATGTCAAAGAAGGTGATGTCATGGATACATTAGAAGACTTTGCCCGTATCAGCAGTTTTTATCTTATGCAGGGACTGGGCGGCAACTTCGACATTACGGATATCGCGGTGTGCGATTATCTGAATGAAATGTTTGTATCCGAATTTGCCTTGGGAGGCACCTGCGCACAGGCAGCAGCAGCCATAGGAACGATGGGATTCCCTGTTAACGTTCATTTGACAGATGCTTGCAGGAAAGTATCTGAGATGATGGATCACGAAGGAACGACGATCATCGAAGGGAATAAAAAAGTGCCTATCATGAAGGGAACGTCCATGGAGGAGCCGGTGTACCATTTTATTCTCCAGTTCAACAAGGGTGATAGAATACGGATCTTAGGGCGGGAAATAGAAATACCTCTGTCCAACCGTTTGATACTTTTCTACGATACGGTACACAAGGAAGTTCCTATTAAGAAAGAGTTTCTGGATTACTGGAACCAAGAGGAGCAGTCGCCTTCTTCCTATTTAATATCCGGCTTTGATGCGATTATAGATTCAGGTATCATGGAGAAGCGTCTGCAGGAGCTTAAGCCTCATTTGGAAACGATGCGTAAGAAACATCCGGAGACGGTGATTTATTTCGAAGGAGCCTTCTATATGAACCCGAAGGTAAAGGAGCAGGCTTCGGATACATTCGGCAGATACGCTCATATCATCGGAATGAACGAAGAAGAACTGGAGCAGCAGGCAAAGCGGTTCGGATACGAAATAGACACCCAGACTATAGAAGATGTATTAAAGGGACTGGAAGTAATTCTTTCCAAGTATCCGGTAAAGGGAATTATTCTGCATACGAAGGATTACGCCATGTATTACGGTGATGAGCTTAAGGGCGTGGATATCGAAAAAGGTCTGACTATGGGAAATATCATGTCGGCTACAAGAGCGAGAATCGGCAGATACGGGAATCCGCAGGAATGCGAAGAAACTTTATCGCTGGCCCTCAGCCAAAGAGGACTTCAGTTTGCTGAAGCGGCTATGCAGCAGGATTCGGAGCGCACGATCAAGGTGGTTCCTTCCAGATATTTGGAGCATCCCAAGTATACGATAGGCTTGGGCGACACGTTTACTGCAGGAGTACACACCTGCTTTATTCAAAGAAAATAG
- a CDS encoding dihydroxyacetone kinase subunit DhaK, whose amino-acid sequence MKKILNRSGDIVTQSIQGFLAAYDKYFEAVPETNCLVYKNRRKGKVSLVIGGGSGHEPLFSGFVGKGLADASANGNIFASPNPQVITETAKAVDEGKGVLFIYGNYEGDNLNFDMAEEMCGFEDIKTAHVRVWDDCASAPKERIEDRRGIAGDIYVIKVAGAACDAGLSLEEVLRVTEKARDNINTIGLATSPGSIPGLNKPTFELGEDEIEFGMGMHGEPGIERTTMKPVDELVDRMYDELKREMSLNSDDEVAVLVNGLGSTTLVELNTVYYELDKHLKSEGIKVHDAEIKSWCTCQEMGGFSITILRLDEELKKYYDASCCSPYYAREALI is encoded by the coding sequence ATGAAAAAAATATTAAACCGAAGCGGCGACATTGTAACACAAAGTATACAAGGCTTTCTGGCTGCCTACGATAAATATTTCGAGGCTGTTCCGGAAACGAACTGCCTTGTCTATAAGAATAGAAGAAAAGGGAAGGTTTCCCTGGTCATTGGCGGCGGCAGCGGGCATGAGCCATTGTTTTCCGGATTTGTAGGAAAAGGGCTGGCGGACGCGTCTGCTAACGGCAATATATTCGCATCTCCCAATCCGCAGGTAATTACTGAGACTGCGAAAGCGGTGGATGAAGGCAAGGGCGTTTTGTTTATCTATGGAAATTATGAAGGAGACAACCTGAATTTCGATATGGCCGAAGAAATGTGCGGCTTTGAGGATATAAAGACTGCACATGTACGTGTGTGGGATGATTGTGCATCCGCCCCGAAGGAAAGAATCGAAGACCGCAGAGGTATTGCGGGCGATATCTACGTGATCAAGGTTGCGGGAGCTGCCTGCGATGCCGGCCTTTCCTTAGAAGAAGTGCTGCGTGTGACCGAGAAGGCGAGAGACAATATCAACACCATCGGTCTCGCTACATCGCCCGGCTCCATTCCCGGACTTAACAAGCCAACCTTCGAATTAGGCGAGGATGAAATTGAGTTCGGAATGGGAATGCACGGAGAGCCTGGAATTGAGAGAACTACTATGAAGCCTGTGGATGAGTTAGTGGACCGCATGTATGATGAGCTGAAGAGGGAAATGTCTCTTAATTCTGACGACGAAGTAGCTGTTCTCGTAAACGGCTTAGGTTCCACCACACTTGTGGAACTCAATACGGTATATTATGAACTGGATAAGCATTTAAAGAGTGAGGGAATAAAGGTTCATGACGCGGAGATAAAAAGCTGGTGTACCTGTCAGGAAATGGGCGGATTCTCCATTACTATCTTAAGGTTGGACGAGGAACTGAAAAAATATTATGATGCTTCTTGTTGTTCCCCCTATTACGCGAGGGAGGCTTTGATATGA
- the dhaL gene encoding dihydroxyacetone kinase subunit DhaL, translated as MKSINVETCKQMVIAACDAIIDNKEYLTEVDSKIGDGDHGIGMSGGMEKAKAALLARDDFATINDVFKTTGLQMLNSMGGASGVIFGSMFLGGIKDLEPVTELDGELFSKMISSAVKTIKLRGKAEIGDKTMVDALEPAAAALERADKEDLTLLMGDAAMAAAGGVEATKDMVAKFGRAKSLMERAIGFQDAGATSVMIIFEAMHRYLQAQE; from the coding sequence ATGAAAAGTATTAATGTAGAAACCTGCAAGCAAATGGTTATAGCGGCCTGCGATGCGATTATCGACAACAAAGAATACCTCACGGAGGTAGACAGTAAGATCGGAGACGGCGACCATGGAATCGGAATGTCCGGCGGCATGGAAAAAGCAAAAGCCGCACTTTTGGCAAGAGATGATTTTGCGACGATTAACGATGTATTCAAAACAACGGGACTGCAGATGCTCAATTCCATGGGCGGTGCGTCCGGCGTTATATTCGGTTCGATGTTCCTTGGAGGTATTAAGGATCTGGAACCGGTGACGGAGTTAGACGGAGAGCTGTTCTCTAAGATGATAAGCAGTGCTGTCAAAACAATCAAGCTTCGCGGAAAAGCGGAAATCGGCGACAAAACAATGGTGGATGCATTAGAACCCGCAGCGGCAGCGCTTGAAAGAGCAGACAAGGAAGATCTGACCCTCCTCATGGGGGATGCAGCTATGGCGGCAGCCGGAGGAGTGGAAGCTACAAAGGATATGGTGGCGAAATTCGGCAGAGCAAAATCCTTAATGGAGCGTGCCATCGGATTTCAGGATGCCGGAGCGACTTCCGTAATGATCATATTCGAAGCCATGCACAGGTATTTGCAGGCGCAGGAATAG
- a CDS encoding ketose-bisphosphate aldolase — MLLNMNELLKVANEHNFAVPAFNIGTGQILNGVMDTCEKLQAPVILAIHPSELEFQGDSFLQMCIDRANKSKVPVCIHLDHSGWEPIVRAIRAGFTSVMIDASHLPFEENIAATKKVCELAHPLGVSVEGELGTIGTTDGDTEGGTDEIIYTKPEDAVRFVEETGCDTLAIAIGTAHGIYPEGMKPELKQDLLSEIKSKVSVPLVLHGGSGNKDSEIAEAVKRGVNKINISSDIKDAFYQRLRITLQDKKVREPFELYPESVKAMQEVCEQKIKLFNDDDKVKYYELSKMI; from the coding sequence ATGTTACTTAACATGAATGAGCTATTAAAGGTTGCAAACGAGCACAATTTTGCCGTACCTGCATTTAACATCGGTACAGGCCAGATTTTAAACGGTGTAATGGATACTTGCGAAAAATTGCAGGCACCGGTTATCCTGGCGATTCATCCGTCTGAATTGGAATTCCAGGGAGACAGCTTCCTGCAAATGTGCATCGATCGCGCCAATAAATCGAAGGTGCCGGTATGTATCCACTTGGACCACAGCGGTTGGGAACCCATCGTACGCGCTATCCGCGCAGGTTTCACTTCGGTTATGATCGACGCGTCCCATCTTCCCTTCGAAGAGAACATAGCGGCTACCAAAAAGGTATGTGAGCTGGCTCATCCTCTCGGAGTTTCGGTAGAAGGCGAGCTTGGAACTATCGGAACCACGGATGGAGATACGGAAGGCGGTACTGATGAGATCATCTATACAAAGCCTGAGGATGCAGTTCGTTTCGTAGAAGAAACAGGATGCGATACATTGGCAATCGCTATCGGAACGGCACACGGCATTTATCCTGAAGGAATGAAACCGGAACTTAAGCAGGATCTTCTCTCCGAAATCAAGAGCAAGGTATCTGTTCCTCTAGTGCTTCACGGCGGCTCCGGAAATAAAGATTCCGAAATTGCAGAAGCAGTAAAACGCGGCGTTAATAAAATAAATATTTCTTCTGATATTAAGGATGCTTTCTATCAGAGACTTCGTATCACTCTTCAGGACAAGAAAGTACGTGAGCCCTTCGAGCTGTATCCGGAAAGTGTAAAGGCTATGCAGGAAGTATGCGAGCAGAAAATCAAATTGTTTAATGATGATGATAAGGTAAAATACTACGAACTGTCTAAGATGATTTAA